From the genome of Ictidomys tridecemlineatus isolate mIctTri1 unplaced genomic scaffold, mIctTri1.hap1 Scaffold_64, whole genome shotgun sequence, one region includes:
- the LOC144374337 gene encoding uncharacterized protein LOC144374337 encodes MCPPPQACSYLLAQAATGAMAAKDAEPSDGPRGLAPRLRSGHAEQLWKGRKQDSRRAPANHQAPPILTGFSFSGWSLPLAEKARLRGNWRAAMPCLAHLRQPRRSPA; translated from the exons ATGTGCCCCCCTCCACAGGCATGCTCCTACTTACTGGCCCAGGCCGCGACGGGAGCCATGGCTGCCAAGGATGCCGAGCCCTCCGATGGACCCCGCGGGTTGGCACCGCGGCTCAGAAGCGGGCACGCAGAACAGCTGTGGAAGGGCAGGAAGCAGGACAGCCGCCGGGCTCCTGCTAATCACCAAGCGCCGCCGATCCTGACAGGCTTCTCATTTTCAG gaTGGTCCCTCCCCCTGGCTGAGAAAGCGAGGCTTCGTGGGAACTGGAGAGCTGCGATGCCCTGCCTTGCCCACCTGCGCCAACCCCGAA GATCCCCGGCCTAA